The window AACGCGGCCTTTAGGGTGCTTTCCAGCGATTCTCCCGAAATTGTCTTGCCCAAAAGTATACATGTGCCTACAGGCGGAGTTACAAGTCCGATACAAAGGTTAAGCGCCATAACAACGCCGAAATGTATTGTTGAAACGCCGAGTTCCTTAATAAGCGGAAGAAGGAGCGGCGTAAGCATAACGATTGCAGGGTTTGCATCCATAAGCATGCCGACAATAAACAAAAGTATATTAATAAGGAACAATATAACAAATTTGTTGCTTGTTATGCTGAGCATCCCCTGAACAAGGGCGTCCGGAAGTCCGCTTGCAACAACAACCCAGCTTGAAACTTTAGAAAAACCGATAAGTATAAGTATTGTAGCAGTTGTAACGCCGCTTTCGGCAAAAATCGAAACAAGATCCTTAGGACGAAGATCTTTGTAAATGAAAAGCCCTACAAAAAGAGCGTATGCGCATGTAACGGCCGCGGCTTCAGTCGCCGTACAGATACCGAGGAATATCGTGCCGAGTACAAGTATAGGCATTACAAGAGCCCAAATACTGTCTATTGTTACCCTTGCAATCTGTTTAGGCGTTGACTTTTCGTGTGCCGGGAAATTATGCTTCCTTGAATAAAGGAATACATATGCGACAAGTACAAGCGCAAGGCCGATTCCCGGGAAAACAGCGCCCATAAAAAGCTGGCCGATTGAAGTTTCCGTAGCGTTGCCGTAAACTATAAGGAAAATTGACGGAGGGATAATAGGCCCCAATATAGCCGCAACCGAGCACACAGCCGCCGCGAACCCGCCGGGATAGCCGTCTTTTTTCATAGCCGGGATCATGTTGCCGCCGATAGCCGAAACCGTTGCAACGCCGCTGCCTGAAATTGCCGCGAATATAGCCGAAGAAATTACGGAAACGATTGCAAGGCTGCCCCTAACCCAGCCTATTGTTGCATCTGCAAAAGCTATAAGTTTTTTATTGATACTGCCGCTCATAAGGTTTCCGGCAATCATGAAAAACGGGATTGCAAGAAGCGCGACAGAGTCCATTCCGGTAAATGTTTTCTGCGCCAAAACGATAACCGGCATGTCGCCCAAAATAAGGGCCGCAAGTGTTGCAATTCCCATCGCAAAACAGATTGGAACGCCTAAAAGCGCCATGACAAGAAGTAATATAATAAGTAACGCACCAACATTCATTATTTGCCCGCCTCGCTTTCATCTTCTTTGCCTGCAAGTTTAATAAGTATCTGCTCAATCATTCCAAGTATCATAAGCACCGTGCCTACAGGTATAGCCGCATATCCGACAGCCATTGGAACTTTAAGGCCGGCAGATATGTTCTTAAATGTGCTTAACGTAAGCTCATATGATAACGGAAGCAAATAAATTAAAAATAAGATAACTGCAATATCGATTATAAGAGTAAAATATTTTCTTGCTTTGCCTTTTAAAAGGTTAACTATGAATTCAACTTTAAGATGGCTGTTACGCCTTACCGCTACAAACGAACCCATTAAACTTACCCATACAAATAAAAACCTTGCAAGTTCTTCAGACCAAATATTAGAATTGTTGAAACAGTAGCGAAGTATTACCTGATAAACCATAACCGCAACCATAATTATCATCATAACGCCGACAATTACAAGCGCGATTTTTTCCAGTATAGACATAAACTTTGAATATGCCTTTAACATTTAACTCACCCGCCCCTAACTATGCATAATTATTTAAAAAAATTTATAAATATCCATTTTTAGGTTAAAGAAAAGGGAATATAAATTCCCTTTCCTCACACCTAAAAGATGCCGTATGCTAATTACTGCACTTCCGCAATCTGTTTAGCCCAGTCGGCTAATTCTGGATAATATTCATCAACAAAGCCTTCGCATTTATCCATAAACGGCTGAACGTCAATTTCTATAACTTCTACGCCTTTATCTTTAAACATCTGTTCATATTCAGCTTCTTTTGTAAGAGAAATTTCATTTCTGTATTCAGAAGCTTCCATAGCCGCCTCTTCAAGCGCTGCCTGGATATCTGTTGGGAGGTTGTTGAAGTAGTCCCTGTTGAAAATAAATACGTCCGTTGAGTAAACATGGTTAGTTTTTACAAGGTAATCGCAAACGTCATAGAATCCAAAGCCATATGATTCGATTGTAGCGTTTTCCTGAGCTTCAACAGTGTTCTGCTGTAAAGCTGTGAATGTTTCCGTTAAAGCAAGAGGCGTCGGAGACGCTCCGAGAACATTCCATGTATCTATGTAAATCTGCTGGTTAGGAACCCTGATTTTTAAACCTTTTAACTCTTCCGGAGTTGTAAAAGGTTTCTTTGTCGTACAAACCCTTGCGCCCCTGTACATTGCGCCGAGAAGTTTAAATCCGCCGGCTTCGCCGACTTCTTCCCTGATCTGTTTGCCAAGATCTCCGAACATAACCTTTTCATAATGGTCATAGTCCCTGTACATATACGGAACGGCGTCGATGCTGGCAAGAGTAGTGTAAGCGTCTGTTGTTCCCATACTTTCAATTACGATTTCGTTTGTGCCGAGCCCAAGCCCTTCGATTGTATCCCTTGCGTCGCCGAGCTGTCCGCCTGAGTAAACCGTTATTTCAACCTGCCCGTTTGTTTTCTCTTTTGCAAGCTCCGCAAATTTGATAGCCGCAAGATCCTTAACGTCGCCAACCGGGTTAGGGTTAGCAAGTTTCATTTTAATAACCTCACCCGTGTTTTCTACCTCGGCAGTTTCACCGCCGTCTCCGGCAGCTTCTCCCTCCGTCTGTGTTGTTTCGCCTTCAGCAGGAGCTGAAGCGTCGCCGCCGCCGCAAGCCGCTAATGAAAGCGCCATTGTTGCCGCTAAAAAAACGCCGATAAACTTTTTCATAAATGTTGCCCTCCTTAAATAATATAAAATTACCCAATTTAATCACATCAAGCCTTTAAGCGTGTGGCAGATTTGTTGATTGCCGCCGCTTTATCGGCTTATGTATTGATCAAATTTTAAGTCATTTTTTTCCGCTTGTACATAACTTGTTTACAACTTTCCCTTTATTTGACAAAAATAACAGTATATTTTTTTTAAATCCCTACAATAAGCACACTTCGACAACTAAAGTTGTGAACAAGTTTAATTAAATCTTATTTTTTTAATATAAAAAGTTAAATTTAAGTAAATTTACAATTTAATTTTTTACGAATTTGGCGTTCCTCAATTAACTTGATCACAAGTACAATCCCAAATAATAAACGGCTCTTGAATTATAGTAAAAATATTACTATAAAGTATATCTTTATGAATTTTTACTTTATTTTCCGGCCTCCGTCTATAAACCCGCTTCCTTTTGCCGTTTCCCGGCCAAATTTTCTTCTCTCCTTTACGTATGTCCTTCATCATGATAAAATAATATAATTAATTAATACTCAGGAGGTTAAAAATGACAGAACAAATATACAAAAATCCGGATATATACAAAATATATGTGCCGCTTCCAAATAACCCGCTTAAAAACCTGAATTGCTACGTTATTAAAACAAAAGATAAAAATCTTATTATCGACACTGGGTTTAATATCGAAGAATGTTATAACGCTTTAAAAGAAGGCCTCCACGAACTGGAAATAGATATGGAAAAAACAGAAATGTTCCTTACGCACCTTCACAGCGACCATGTGGGGCTTGCCGGAGCAATTATGCCCAAAGGCGCAAATATATATATGGATAAGACGGATTACGAATACTTTGTTAACTTTATTCAGGGGGAATCATGGGACGCTATAGACAGGAAATTCATATCGGAAGGGTTCCCGGCCGATCAAATCCCTATTTTAAGGCAGACAAACCCTGCCCGCGCTTTTGCTCCTGATGAGAGCTTTGAAGCCGTAACGGTTAAAGACGGAGATAAAATCAACGTCGGCGGATATGAATTTACATGCATATCCACTCCGGGGCATACGCCCGGCCATATGTGCCTGTATCTTGAAAGCGAAAAACTGATTTTCCTTGGCGACCATGTACTTTTCGACATAACCCCTAATATTACTTTCTGGAGCCATGTCGAAAACTCGCTTTTAAATTATATCGACAGCCTTAAAAAAATTGAAAAAATCGACGTTGAAACTGCTCTTCCCGGCCATCGTAAAAACGATATGGATTTTTATGTCCGTATTAAAGAAATATTAAAACACCATGAATTAAGGCTTGCGGAATGTTACAGAATTATATGTGAAAATCCGGGTATAAACGCTTACGACACAGCCGGCCGCATGCAGTGGTCGATGCGCGGGCGCAACTGGCAGGAGTTTCCGATGCACCAGAAATGGTTCGCCGTCGGCGAAACGATTGCGCATATAGATTACCTTCTTGCAGAAGGCAAAATCAAAAAACAGCCGGAAAACGGAATTTATTTATACAGCGCAAATTAGAACTATAATCCCGCCTTTACCGAATTCAGGCCGTATTTCTAAAATCCGCCGTACTCCGGATTATATTAAATAAAAATACATTCCATAATATGCCGTATTAATCTCCGTCCCTTCAATCCACAAAGTATGAAATTGCAGGAGGAAACTAAATGATTGTTTTAATTGACGGAACATCCCATTCGGGAAAAACTTTGCTTGCGCAAAAACTCCTTGAAATATACAAATATCCTTACTTGTCAATCGATCTTTTAAAAATGGGGTTAATAAGAAGCGGAAATACTGAAC of the Anaerotignum faecicola genome contains:
- a CDS encoding TRAP transporter large permease translates to MNVGALLIILLLVMALLGVPICFAMGIATLAALILGDMPVIVLAQKTFTGMDSVALLAIPFFMIAGNLMSGSINKKLIAFADATIGWVRGSLAIVSVISSAIFAAISGSGVATVSAIGGNMIPAMKKDGYPGGFAAAVCSVAAILGPIIPPSIFLIVYGNATETSIGQLFMGAVFPGIGLALVLVAYVFLYSRKHNFPAHEKSTPKQIARVTIDSIWALVMPILVLGTIFLGICTATEAAAVTCAYALFVGLFIYKDLRPKDLVSIFAESGVTTATILILIGFSKVSSWVVVASGLPDALVQGMLSITSNKFVILFLINILLFIVGMLMDANPAIVMLTPLLLPLIKELGVSTIHFGVVMALNLCIGLVTPPVGTCILLGKTISGESLESTLKAALPMIGLSIAFLMVVTYVPALTTWLPSVLSN
- a CDS encoding TRAP transporter small permease — encoded protein: MLKAYSKFMSILEKIALVIVGVMMIIMVAVMVYQVILRYCFNNSNIWSEELARFLFVWVSLMGSFVAVRRNSHLKVEFIVNLLKGKARKYFTLIIDIAVILFLIYLLPLSYELTLSTFKNISAGLKVPMAVGYAAIPVGTVLMILGMIEQILIKLAGKEDESEAGK
- a CDS encoding TRAP transporter substrate-binding protein, coding for MKKFIGVFLAATMALSLAACGGGDASAPAEGETTQTEGEAAGDGGETAEVENTGEVIKMKLANPNPVGDVKDLAAIKFAELAKEKTNGQVEITVYSGGQLGDARDTIEGLGLGTNEIVIESMGTTDAYTTLASIDAVPYMYRDYDHYEKVMFGDLGKQIREEVGEAGGFKLLGAMYRGARVCTTKKPFTTPEELKGLKIRVPNQQIYIDTWNVLGASPTPLALTETFTALQQNTVEAQENATIESYGFGFYDVCDYLVKTNHVYSTDVFIFNRDYFNNLPTDIQAALEEAAMEASEYRNEISLTKEAEYEQMFKDKGVEVIEIDVQPFMDKCEGFVDEYYPELADWAKQIAEVQ
- a CDS encoding MBL fold metallo-hydrolase, whose translation is MTEQIYKNPDIYKIYVPLPNNPLKNLNCYVIKTKDKNLIIDTGFNIEECYNALKEGLHELEIDMEKTEMFLTHLHSDHVGLAGAIMPKGANIYMDKTDYEYFVNFIQGESWDAIDRKFISEGFPADQIPILRQTNPARAFAPDESFEAVTVKDGDKINVGGYEFTCISTPGHTPGHMCLYLESEKLIFLGDHVLFDITPNITFWSHVENSLLNYIDSLKKIEKIDVETALPGHRKNDMDFYVRIKEILKHHELRLAECYRIICENPGINAYDTAGRMQWSMRGRNWQEFPMHQKWFAVGETIAHIDYLLAEGKIKKQPENGIYLYSAN